A genome region from Pseudomonas helmanticensis includes the following:
- a CDS encoding TonB-dependent receptor gives MIQFSPVKSPLSLALLLAINTLPAIAADSSANEPVTQLQRVEVTGTAIRRVDAETAVPVTILRVEELREQGVSTTEELVSRISANQSSVGSGRSVGSSSGGASYADLRGIGPNKTLVLLNGRRLSNNATNAINGSGVDLNTIPFAAIDRVEVLRDGASALYGTDAIGGVINFITKTSLTEGQISSNYDTPTHSGGGESRNFSGSWGFGDLQNDRFNVFGVVSYDKQQRLAADDRGYTYNYQPGRGLDYTSGTASPANWSQGRNATNPLAGSGCNAPGLLSRNGICRQSLWNYLDLVPETEKTSAFAKATGKLSDDHNVSLEYFWARNENRTQIGPGTLMGNQVNPGSAFYPGNGITPGPSGVALDPTQPVDVNWRESAVGARQHEDDNTGQRLLLSFDGTLVGWDYNLGASYNQNKVINSIEAGYVNDHAVSAGIANGVINPFGPQTAAGSALLAANAVDGDYATAVGRVKAIDGRISREIGDWFGAGPSALALGGEYRKEDFHQDFAQFAGDVQSLGVDPNGSVAGDRSVSAEYAEVNVPVLDSLELSAAVRHDKYSDFGSTTNPKYSFRFQPFKELVVRGAYSEGFRAPSLYELYNPNFTSFTNANYNDPRLCPGGNPSNGGIANRDCAQQFNRSTGGNTELSPETARNVTVGFVYQPFDRLTTSLDFWWIDIANQIAEFPESAVFENPELYPDRLIRKPDGSIDHVVTGLANLGKIKTNGVDVSFDYRLPSTPYGNFGIGLQGTYVTRYDYQQQLKGDYIDKLGDFRGGDFASAGAVARWRHSLTGSWNYGPFGASLTNRYTSGYHDSDREAHDYVGSYNVWDLAGTYTWRKTLSVTLGAKNLFDREPPFSNQTYTFQSGYDPKYGDPFGRTLYTRVAYKF, from the coding sequence ATGATTCAGTTTTCACCCGTTAAATCGCCTTTGAGCCTGGCCTTGCTGCTGGCTATCAACACGTTGCCGGCGATCGCCGCTGATAGCTCGGCAAATGAACCCGTTACCCAACTGCAACGGGTGGAAGTCACCGGCACGGCAATCCGCCGCGTCGATGCCGAAACCGCAGTGCCGGTGACCATCCTGCGTGTCGAAGAACTGCGTGAGCAGGGCGTTTCCACCACTGAAGAGCTGGTCAGTCGTATTTCCGCCAACCAGTCCTCAGTCGGCTCGGGCCGTTCGGTGGGCTCGAGCAGCGGCGGGGCGTCTTATGCGGACTTGCGCGGGATTGGCCCGAACAAGACGCTGGTGCTGCTCAATGGGCGTCGCCTGAGCAACAACGCCACCAACGCAATCAATGGCTCCGGGGTAGACCTCAACACAATTCCGTTCGCTGCCATCGACCGGGTTGAAGTATTGCGCGATGGTGCTTCGGCGCTGTACGGCACCGATGCCATCGGCGGCGTGATCAACTTCATCACCAAGACCAGCCTCACCGAAGGGCAGATCAGCAGCAACTACGACACGCCAACGCATTCCGGCGGTGGTGAAAGCCGCAATTTCAGCGGCAGCTGGGGTTTTGGTGATTTGCAGAATGACCGCTTCAACGTTTTCGGCGTGGTCAGCTACGACAAACAACAACGCCTGGCGGCGGATGATCGTGGCTACACCTACAACTATCAGCCCGGTCGTGGTCTTGATTACACCTCGGGTACAGCCTCGCCGGCGAACTGGAGTCAGGGGCGCAACGCGACGAATCCGCTGGCGGGGTCTGGCTGCAACGCCCCGGGCTTGCTCTCGCGCAACGGCATCTGCCGCCAGAGCCTGTGGAATTATCTCGATCTGGTGCCGGAAACCGAAAAGACCTCGGCCTTCGCCAAAGCCACCGGCAAGCTTTCGGATGACCACAACGTCAGTCTCGAGTATTTCTGGGCGCGCAACGAGAACCGCACACAGATCGGCCCCGGCACGTTGATGGGCAATCAGGTCAATCCGGGCTCCGCGTTCTACCCGGGCAACGGCATTACTCCTGGCCCGAGTGGCGTTGCGCTTGACCCGACGCAGCCAGTGGATGTGAACTGGCGTGAAAGCGCTGTCGGCGCACGGCAGCATGAGGACGACAACACCGGTCAGCGCTTACTCCTGAGCTTCGACGGCACGCTCGTCGGCTGGGACTACAACCTCGGTGCCTCGTACAACCAGAACAAAGTGATCAATAGTATTGAAGCCGGCTACGTCAACGACCATGCGGTCAGCGCCGGCATTGCCAACGGTGTGATCAACCCTTTTGGCCCGCAGACAGCAGCAGGTTCGGCGCTGTTGGCAGCCAACGCGGTGGACGGCGATTACGCCACGGCGGTAGGGCGGGTGAAGGCCATCGACGGGCGTATCAGTCGCGAGATCGGTGACTGGTTCGGTGCCGGGCCTTCGGCATTGGCGTTGGGCGGCGAATACCGCAAGGAAGACTTCCATCAGGACTTCGCGCAGTTTGCCGGGGATGTGCAAAGCCTTGGCGTCGACCCCAACGGTAGCGTTGCCGGGGATCGCAGCGTCTCGGCCGAATACGCCGAGGTCAACGTGCCGGTACTCGATAGCCTCGAACTGTCTGCGGCGGTGCGTCACGACAAATACAGCGATTTTGGCAGCACCACCAACCCGAAATATTCGTTCCGCTTTCAGCCGTTCAAGGAACTGGTGGTGCGTGGCGCTTACAGCGAAGGTTTCCGCGCGCCGTCGCTGTATGAACTGTACAACCCGAATTTCACCAGTTTCACCAATGCCAACTACAACGACCCGCGTCTGTGCCCCGGCGGCAATCCGAGCAACGGCGGCATCGCCAACCGTGACTGTGCGCAACAGTTCAACCGCAGCACCGGGGGCAACACCGAGCTGAGCCCGGAAACGGCGCGCAACGTCACCGTCGGGTTTGTCTATCAGCCGTTCGACCGCCTGACCACCAGTCTGGATTTCTGGTGGATCGACATTGCCAACCAGATCGCCGAGTTCCCCGAGTCGGCGGTTTTCGAGAACCCGGAGCTATACCCGGATCGCTTGATCCGCAAGCCTGACGGTTCCATTGATCATGTCGTCACCGGTCTGGCCAACCTCGGCAAGATCAAGACCAACGGGGTCGATGTCAGCTTCGACTATCGCTTGCCGAGCACGCCGTACGGCAATTTCGGCATCGGTCTGCAAGGCACTTACGTCACGCGTTATGACTACCAGCAACAGCTCAAGGGCGACTATATCGACAAGCTCGGCGACTTCCGTGGCGGCGACTTCGCTTCGGCGGGCGCAGTGGCGCGCTGGCGTCACAGCCTGACGGGTAGCTGGAACTACGGCCCGTTCGGCGCAAGCCTGACCAACCGCTACACCAGCGGTTATCACGACTCGGATCGCGAGGCGCACGACTACGTCGGTTCCTACAACGTCTGGGACCTGGCCGGCACCTACACCTGGCGCAAGACCCTCAGCGTGACCCTCGGCGCGAAAAACCTGTTCGACCGTGAGCCGCCATTCAGCAACCAGACCTACACGTTCCAGAGCGGTTACGACCCGAAATACGGCGATCCGTTCGGGCGGACGCTGTACACCCGGGTCGCCTACAAATTCTGA
- a CDS encoding TonB-dependent receptor, whose protein sequence is MFSFKQQLPRLTLAAALAMGIAPLPALAQEAAAAVFTFDIASGPLDEVLLDISRQAGVPISFSQDLVQGKRSAAVRGALGGRQAVEKALLGSGLQVEQSNQGLSIREADAAAPVPAKVTVVAPVTNADYRMEKVTVTGSRIARAQSDGATPVNVITHEEMEARGYKNVYDALATQTQNTGMTQGEDYGNTWQPAASALNLRGLGPNHTLVLINGRRVADYPTPYDGKVNFTNLANIPSAVIERIEILSSGASAIYGSDAIAGVVNIILKDKINGVDVNLKGGTSERGGGDNQRLQISGGGSWGDFDGLFGLELTNRDPIWADDRGFMQSGPLADVGYRRDLSNSRYLGPGCGAYQGTFDNKLFNSGGRCRTDQMYNDYWTVQTQKENYDGYTRGTWHFSDSGQVFADLMYGLDHIQNNTRGPTFTSPDFINQNSGNLERWYRRFGEEEIGGRTSNNSKWRDTSWTGTLGLSDKIADTGWSYDLAANRSEYRSVRTTRYTPLSSIQDFYLGPQLGVSGGYPVFAPDASRLDRPLTPQEWQQFRGNLTQSSKSVSTSYNASVNGDLFDLPAGPVGFAGVIEAGKQEYRVDPDDGLNDGSFYGVSPAQSSGGSRKRYAAGGEFSIPVTDTVLATAAGRWDQYKFSGRTEQQKTYNLGLEWRPVTSLLLRGSYGTSFRAPDLNYIYQSDSNGYYPAQIDYYGCSQGVEGACDRGRVDYTQSGTANLESERGKSWTYGFVWSPSRNFDFSTDFWRVEIDDLLTTVDENRLLQEENECRNGTQDINSANCQSTLARIDRNAGNAAIDPNQLQRVRVNAINAASERVSGLDFKSNIRWGAGQYGAFSSALGYTLVLSHYYKESDEAPTQDWRTSRTNYDWRSKVNASLTWDYQKATATLMGIRYGSVTNGAGDGRLSPWTVFNASARYKLNDRASVGLTVNNLLNQVKHDDSAGWPYYPTGNYDPYGRQWWLDVSYHFGG, encoded by the coding sequence ATGTTCTCATTCAAACAACAATTACCTCGACTGACCCTCGCCGCTGCGCTGGCCATGGGCATTGCGCCGTTGCCAGCGCTGGCGCAGGAAGCCGCTGCGGCGGTATTCACGTTCGACATTGCCAGCGGCCCGCTCGACGAAGTGCTGCTGGATATCTCGCGGCAGGCCGGCGTGCCGATTTCCTTCAGTCAGGACCTCGTGCAAGGCAAGCGCAGCGCGGCCGTGCGAGGTGCTTTGGGCGGCCGGCAAGCGGTAGAAAAGGCCTTGCTCGGCAGCGGCCTGCAAGTCGAGCAAAGCAATCAGGGTTTGAGCATTCGTGAAGCTGACGCTGCCGCACCAGTGCCAGCCAAAGTCACTGTGGTGGCGCCCGTCACCAATGCCGATTACCGCATGGAAAAAGTCACCGTCACCGGCTCGCGCATCGCCCGTGCACAGAGCGACGGCGCGACGCCGGTCAACGTCATCACCCATGAAGAAATGGAAGCGCGCGGCTACAAGAACGTCTACGACGCCTTGGCCACCCAGACGCAAAACACCGGCATGACCCAAGGCGAAGACTACGGCAACACCTGGCAACCGGCCGCCAGCGCGCTGAACCTGCGCGGCCTCGGCCCCAACCATACGCTGGTGCTGATCAACGGCCGGCGTGTGGCGGATTACCCCACGCCGTACGACGGCAAGGTCAATTTCACCAACCTGGCGAACATTCCTTCAGCGGTGATCGAACGCATCGAAATTCTCAGCAGCGGCGCCTCGGCGATCTACGGTTCGGATGCCATCGCCGGGGTGGTCAACATCATCCTCAAAGACAAGATCAACGGTGTCGACGTCAACCTCAAGGGCGGCACCAGCGAGCGCGGTGGCGGCGATAACCAGCGCTTGCAGATCAGCGGCGGCGGCAGTTGGGGGGATTTCGACGGCTTGTTCGGACTCGAACTGACCAACCGTGACCCGATCTGGGCCGATGACCGTGGCTTCATGCAAAGCGGCCCGTTGGCGGATGTCGGCTACCGCCGCGATCTGAGCAACAGTCGCTATCTCGGCCCGGGTTGCGGCGCCTATCAGGGCACCTTCGACAACAAGCTGTTCAACAGTGGCGGGCGTTGCCGCACCGATCAGATGTACAACGATTACTGGACCGTGCAGACCCAGAAGGAAAACTACGACGGCTACACCCGGGGCACCTGGCATTTCAGCGACAGCGGCCAGGTCTTCGCCGACTTGATGTACGGCCTCGACCACATCCAGAACAACACCCGTGGCCCGACCTTCACCTCGCCGGATTTCATCAACCAGAACAGCGGCAACCTGGAGCGCTGGTATCGTCGATTCGGTGAAGAAGAAATTGGCGGGCGCACCAGCAATAACAGCAAGTGGCGCGACACGTCGTGGACCGGCACCCTCGGTCTCTCCGACAAGATCGCCGACACCGGCTGGAGTTACGACCTGGCGGCCAATCGCTCGGAATATCGCAGCGTCAGAACCACCCGTTACACGCCGCTTTCATCAATCCAGGATTTTTACCTCGGCCCCCAGTTGGGCGTGAGCGGCGGTTATCCGGTGTTCGCCCCGGATGCATCGCGTCTTGATCGGCCACTGACGCCGCAGGAATGGCAGCAGTTTCGCGGCAACCTGACCCAGAGCAGCAAGTCGGTGTCGACCAGCTACAACGCCTCGGTCAATGGCGATCTGTTTGATCTGCCGGCCGGCCCGGTAGGGTTCGCCGGTGTGATCGAGGCGGGCAAGCAGGAATACCGCGTCGACCCGGATGACGGCCTCAACGACGGCAGTTTCTACGGCGTCAGCCCGGCGCAAAGCTCCGGTGGCTCGCGCAAGCGTTATGCCGCGGGCGGCGAGTTCAGCATTCCGGTCACCGACACCGTGCTGGCCACGGCGGCGGGGCGTTGGGATCAGTACAAGTTCAGCGGTCGCACCGAGCAACAGAAAACCTACAACCTCGGTCTGGAGTGGCGTCCGGTGACCAGCCTGTTGCTGCGCGGCAGTTACGGCACCAGTTTCCGCGCGCCGGACCTCAACTACATCTATCAATCCGACAGCAACGGTTACTACCCGGCGCAGATCGACTACTACGGTTGCAGCCAGGGCGTGGAGGGCGCCTGTGATCGCGGGCGGGTCGATTACACCCAGAGCGGCACTGCGAATCTGGAGTCTGAACGGGGTAAATCCTGGACGTACGGGTTTGTCTGGTCGCCGTCGCGCAACTTCGATTTTTCTACTGATTTCTGGCGTGTCGAGATCGACGACTTGCTGACCACCGTCGACGAAAACCGTTTGTTGCAAGAAGAAAACGAATGTCGCAATGGCACCCAGGACATCAACTCGGCCAATTGCCAATCGACCTTGGCACGCATCGATCGCAACGCCGGCAATGCGGCCATCGATCCTAACCAGTTACAGCGCGTGCGAGTGAACGCCATCAATGCCGCCAGCGAACGTGTCAGTGGCCTGGACTTCAAGAGCAACATCCGCTGGGGCGCCGGGCAATACGGCGCCTTCAGTTCGGCGCTGGGTTACACACTGGTGCTGTCGCATTACTACAAGGAGTCGGACGAAGCGCCGACCCAGGATTGGCGTACCTCGCGCACCAACTACGACTGGCGCAGCAAGGTCAACGCCAGCCTGACCTGGGATTATCAGAAAGCCACGGCGACGCTGATGGGCATTCGCTACGGTTCGGTCACCAATGGCGCGGGGGACGGGCGTTTGTCGCCCTGGACGGTGTTCAACGCCAGCGCACGTTACAAACTCAATGATCGGGCGAGTGTCGGGCTGACCGTGAACAACCTGCTCAATCAGGTTAAACACGATGATTCGGCAGGCTGGCCGTACTACCCGACCGGCAACTATGACCCGTACGGGCGGCAGTGGTGGCTGGATGTGAGCTATCACTTCGGCGGCTGA
- the mug gene encoding G/U mismatch-specific DNA glycosylase has translation MAGEGLEDILAENLAVVFCGINPGLLAAAQGHHFVGRGNRFWRTLHLAGFTPHEVAAKQDRSILQYGCGLTAVVDRPTARADQLSLAEFSAAAEAFEDKIRQHGPRYVAFLGKVAYAALSGQKHVAWGLQTHTFGNAAVWVLPNPSGRNLAFTQEQLVAAYRQLRLASSAVQ, from the coding sequence ATGGCAGGCGAAGGACTCGAAGACATCCTCGCAGAGAATCTCGCAGTGGTTTTCTGCGGGATCAACCCGGGGCTGCTGGCGGCGGCTCAGGGGCATCACTTTGTCGGGCGTGGTAATCGCTTCTGGCGCACTTTGCATCTGGCCGGGTTTACCCCGCATGAAGTGGCGGCGAAGCAGGATCGTTCGATCCTGCAATACGGTTGTGGCCTGACGGCGGTGGTCGACCGGCCAACCGCGCGCGCGGATCAGTTGTCGCTGGCGGAATTCAGCGCGGCGGCGGAAGCTTTCGAGGACAAGATCCGCCAGCATGGGCCACGCTACGTGGCGTTTCTCGGCAAGGTGGCGTATGCCGCGCTGTCGGGCCAGAAGCACGTCGCGTGGGGGTTGCAGACGCACACCTTCGGTAACGCGGCGGTTTGGGTGCTGCCCAACCCGAGCGGGCGCAATCTTGCGTTTACGCAGGAGCAATTGGTGGCGGCGTACCGGCAACTGCGGCTGGCCAGTTCCGCTGTGCAGTGA
- a CDS encoding FecR domain-containing protein has product MRPDETLVDEAAQWMALLQSGDVSLGERAAFDAWRAADPRHQQIIEQMGGGLNLLRNPSLSGLPRNSLLHSLNAPSSRRRFISGSLSVLAVAVLAGLLGRRYGWLPEAGELSTGTGERRDFTLQDGSALTLNARSRVVPLFDSTQRLLALRSGELLVDVAKDPSRPFVVETEHGRMRALGTKFLVQQGDDSTRLVMLHSQVEVLTAGGARQVVGAGESLTFNAAGVLSMERSRGHEGAWTQGRLEVRDRPLSEVIDSLRRYRRGILHVSPEVADLRLSGLYPLDDSDRTLQLLERSLPIRVTWHNPYWVSIAPRTNPL; this is encoded by the coding sequence ATGAGGCCCGACGAAACGCTGGTCGATGAGGCGGCGCAATGGATGGCGTTGTTGCAGTCGGGCGACGTCAGCCTCGGCGAGCGGGCGGCGTTCGATGCCTGGCGCGCGGCCGATCCACGGCATCAGCAGATCATCGAGCAAATGGGCGGCGGTTTGAATCTGCTGCGCAATCCGAGCCTGAGTGGATTGCCACGCAACAGCCTGCTGCACAGCCTGAATGCGCCGTCGAGTCGTCGGCGTTTTATCAGCGGCAGTTTGAGCGTGCTCGCTGTTGCCGTGTTGGCCGGTTTGCTCGGGCGGCGTTATGGCTGGCTGCCCGAAGCGGGTGAACTGTCGACCGGCACCGGAGAACGACGCGATTTCACTCTGCAGGATGGCAGCGCGTTGACCCTCAATGCGCGCAGCCGGGTGGTGCCTTTGTTCGACAGCACTCAGCGCTTGCTGGCACTGCGCAGTGGTGAGTTGCTGGTCGACGTCGCCAAGGATCCGTCGCGACCGTTTGTGGTCGAGACCGAACACGGTCGCATGCGCGCGTTGGGGACGAAGTTTCTGGTGCAGCAGGGCGACGATTCCACGCGTTTGGTGATGCTCCATTCGCAGGTCGAAGTGCTCACGGCGGGTGGCGCGCGGCAGGTGGTCGGGGCGGGTGAGAGTCTGACTTTCAACGCCGCTGGCGTGCTGTCCATGGAGCGCAGCAGAGGCCACGAAGGCGCCTGGACGCAAGGACGGCTGGAGGTACGCGACCGTCCGCTGAGTGAAGTCATCGACAGCCTGCGTCGCTATCGGCGGGGCATTTTGCATGTCAGTCCGGAGGTCGCCGATCTGCGCCTGAGCGGTCTCTATCCGCTGGATGACAGTGACCGCACGCTGCAATTGCTCGAGCGTTCGCTGCCGATCCGCGTGACTTGGCACAACCCCTATTGGGTCTCCATCGCCCCCCGCACCAACCCCCTGTAG
- a CDS encoding MbcA/ParS/Xre antitoxin family protein: MPVTKAPRLTGLKKVEGKPVELLVHGQNMGDDAMLIVQLTNDGFELSDVVNMLSTSQMYLQGDMVKRITGKSVRTVRRLMKQGDPVRLDPRQSVIAYQYALVLELAIRAFAGLSRAEEWMQKPSPYLNGHVPLELTLHPLGFQMVEQYLNQILYGGYP; the protein is encoded by the coding sequence ATGCCCGTAACGAAAGCGCCCAGGCTTACGGGGCTGAAGAAGGTCGAGGGCAAACCTGTCGAGCTGCTCGTGCATGGCCAGAACATGGGTGACGATGCGATGCTGATCGTTCAGCTGACGAACGATGGTTTTGAGCTGAGTGACGTCGTCAACATGCTTTCAACCTCGCAAATGTACCTGCAAGGTGACATGGTCAAACGGATCACCGGCAAGTCTGTCAGAACCGTGCGCCGGCTTATGAAGCAAGGTGATCCGGTTCGGCTTGATCCCCGGCAGAGCGTCATCGCCTATCAATATGCGTTGGTACTTGAGCTGGCCATTCGTGCATTTGCGGGACTGTCCCGGGCCGAGGAGTGGATGCAGAAGCCGAGCCCTTATCTGAACGGTCACGTGCCATTGGAATTGACCCTTCATCCACTGGGTTTTCAGATGGTCGAGCAATACCTGAATCAGATCTTGTATGGCGGCTACCCATGA
- a CDS encoding hydrogenase maturation protein codes for MRPLNIILLSSAFNGLTQRAWLELRQAGHSPSVVLFTDETSVCEQIEHSGADLVICPFLKDRVPQALWSNTQRPVVIIHPGIVGDRGASALDWAISNELSRWGVTALQAVEEMDAGPVWATCEFNLPSGLRKSELYNGRVSDAAIRCIREVVEKFVDGFVPIPLDYANPTVRGRLQPNMKQVDRSFSWHDCARFIKRCIDAADGQPGVLASLAGGQYYVYDAHVDSRSGLPGEILAVHDDAVLVAAGDQSVWLGSLRRKPQPGEETFKQPARHVLAGQLANVPTLDWSIASQPFSDEAYQPLRYRESGHVGELTFEFYNGAMSTEQCQRMVEALRWAKSRDTRVLLIRGGRGSFSNGVHLNVIQAAQDPGAEAWANIQAIDDVCAELLSARQLVVSGVTGSAGAGGVMLALAADIVFARADIVLNPHYKSMGLYGSEYWTYSLPRAVGPAMAEQLTQACLPVSAHQALQLGMVQEIGPRCPDEFALWLLQRANAVLSDPTYAAVRERKSRTDQVLIQQCRDSELQEMQEDMLYNRSGFAEKCHHFVYKREVCGTPARLVADWARGQEVELVG; via the coding sequence ATGCGACCACTCAACATCATCCTGCTGTCGTCGGCGTTCAACGGCCTGACGCAACGCGCCTGGCTGGAATTGCGTCAGGCCGGGCACTCGCCCAGCGTCGTGCTGTTCACCGACGAAACTTCGGTGTGCGAACAGATTGAACACAGCGGCGCGGATCTGGTGATCTGCCCATTCCTCAAGGACCGCGTACCGCAAGCGTTATGGAGCAACACGCAACGTCCGGTGGTGATCATTCATCCAGGCATCGTCGGCGATCGTGGGGCCAGCGCGCTGGACTGGGCGATCAGCAACGAACTGTCGCGCTGGGGCGTCACCGCCCTGCAAGCCGTGGAGGAAATGGACGCTGGCCCGGTCTGGGCGACGTGCGAATTCAATCTGCCGTCGGGGCTGCGCAAATCCGAGCTGTACAACGGTCGGGTCAGCGATGCGGCGATTCGTTGCATTCGCGAGGTGGTGGAGAAATTCGTCGACGGCTTTGTGCCGATACCGCTGGATTACGCCAATCCGACCGTCCGCGGCCGCCTGCAACCGAACATGAAACAGGTGGATCGCAGCTTCAGCTGGCACGACTGCGCGCGTTTCATCAAACGTTGCATCGATGCCGCCGATGGCCAACCGGGTGTGTTGGCGAGCCTCGCCGGCGGCCAGTACTACGTTTACGACGCGCATGTGGATTCGCGCAGCGGTCTGCCCGGTGAGATTCTCGCCGTGCACGATGATGCGGTGCTGGTCGCAGCGGGTGATCAGAGCGTGTGGCTCGGTTCGCTACGGCGCAAACCGCAACCAGGCGAAGAAACCTTCAAGCAACCGGCGCGGCATGTGCTCGCCGGGCAATTGGCCAATGTGCCGACACTGGACTGGTCGATCGCCAGCCAGCCGTTCAGCGACGAGGCGTATCAACCGCTGCGCTATCGTGAGTCGGGGCATGTCGGCGAGCTGACCTTCGAGTTCTACAACGGCGCGATGAGCACCGAGCAGTGCCAGCGCATGGTCGAAGCGTTGCGTTGGGCCAAGTCGCGCGACACGCGGGTACTGCTGATCAGGGGCGGACGCGGCAGTTTTTCCAACGGCGTGCATCTGAATGTGATTCAGGCAGCTCAAGATCCCGGCGCCGAGGCCTGGGCGAATATTCAGGCGATCGACGATGTCTGTGCAGAGCTGTTGAGTGCGCGGCAACTGGTGGTCAGCGGCGTAACCGGCAGTGCCGGCGCTGGCGGTGTGATGCTGGCGTTGGCCGCCGATATTGTCTTCGCCCGGGCCGACATCGTGCTCAACCCGCACTACAAGAGCATGGGTTTGTATGGCTCGGAATACTGGACGTACAGCCTGCCCCGCGCAGTTGGCCCGGCAATGGCCGAGCAATTGACCCAGGCGTGCCTGCCGGTCAGCGCCCACCAGGCACTGCAATTGGGCATGGTTCAGGAAATCGGCCCGCGCTGCCCGGATGAGTTTGCCCTGTGGCTGCTGCAACGCGCCAACGCCGTGCTTAGCGATCCGACCTACGCCGCCGTGCGCGAGCGCAAGTCGCGGACTGATCAAGTGCTGATTCAGCAGTGCCGCGACAGTGAGCTGCAAGAGATGCAGGAAGACATGCTCTACAACCGCAGCGGGTTTGCCGAGAAATGCCACCACTTCGTCTACAAGCGCGAGGTGTGCGGGACACCGGCGCGGCTGGTGGCGGATTGGGCGCGGGGGCAGGAAGTCGAGTTGGTGGGTTGA
- a CDS encoding sigma-70 family RNA polymerase sigma factor produces the protein MGGHNPHYQIIGQMFQKDYRWLCAAVGRTLGCPHGAQDIASETFLRVLALPDPTAIREPRALLTTIARRLVYEGWRRQDLERAYLESLALVPQPVHPSPEERALVIEALLAVDRLLNGLSAKAKAAFLYHQLDGLTYSEIGQRLGVSTSRVQQYMVEAFKRCYQAMQA, from the coding sequence ATGGGTGGGCATAACCCGCATTACCAGATCATTGGGCAAATGTTCCAAAAGGACTATCGCTGGCTGTGCGCTGCCGTCGGCCGCACGCTGGGTTGCCCGCACGGCGCGCAGGACATCGCATCGGAAACGTTTCTGCGGGTTCTGGCGCTGCCGGATCCAACGGCCATCCGTGAGCCGCGCGCACTGTTGACCACCATTGCCCGGCGCTTGGTCTATGAAGGCTGGCGTCGTCAGGATCTCGAACGTGCCTATCTGGAAAGCCTGGCGCTGGTGCCGCAACCGGTGCATCCATCGCCAGAAGAGCGCGCGCTGGTGATCGAGGCGTTGCTGGCGGTGGATCGCCTGCTTAACGGTCTGTCGGCCAAAGCCAAAGCGGCGTTTCTCTATCACCAGCTCGACGGTTTGACTTACAGCGAGATCGGCCAGCGCCTCGGCGTGTCGACCAGTCGCGTGCAGCAATACATGGTTGAAGCGTTCAAGCGTTGCTACCAGGCGATGCAGGCATGA
- a CDS encoding RES family NAD+ phosphorylase: MNPLPWDEQWYAWRLDREAYGGTWDSGVGSKLKGGRWNAPGRRVVYASVDPSSAILEVAANRSFDALDSEPHVLTCFEVISDARVRIVQPEEVPNPYWLNPSRPSPNQQLFVDALLAEHPFVLIPSVATRHSWNLLVSCELAEGQFKMVSQERFGLDTRLLKEMAST; the protein is encoded by the coding sequence ATGAATCCTTTGCCTTGGGACGAGCAATGGTACGCCTGGCGGCTGGACCGGGAGGCATACGGAGGTACGTGGGACAGCGGGGTTGGTTCAAAGCTGAAGGGTGGTCGATGGAATGCGCCCGGTCGGCGAGTCGTTTACGCGTCGGTCGATCCGTCTTCGGCCATTCTCGAGGTGGCAGCCAATCGCAGTTTTGATGCGCTGGACAGCGAGCCGCATGTACTCACGTGCTTTGAGGTCATCAGTGATGCAAGGGTCAGAATCGTACAGCCAGAAGAAGTGCCGAATCCTTACTGGTTGAACCCCTCACGACCGTCACCCAATCAACAGCTGTTTGTCGACGCATTATTGGCCGAGCATCCATTTGTGCTGATCCCCTCGGTGGCAACCCGTCATTCGTGGAATCTGCTGGTGAGCTGCGAACTGGCAGAGGGGCAGTTCAAGATGGTCTCTCAGGAGCGATTTGGCCTGGATACCCGGCTGTTGAAGGAGATGGCATCGACCTGA